From Treponema rectale, one genomic window encodes:
- a CDS encoding serine/threonine protein kinase yields MAVVPEVIGKYKILSVVAVGGMGTVYRALHPSLKRTVIIKKLMLKAGGQSIRERFKREAQILLDLSSPYVVRMFDYFTEGRSDYIVLEFVDGMSLDKLIERQVSLPAELSLLIFLDACYGLKHAHSKGIIHRDIKPGNILISRHGEVKLADFGIASAEKESDVSENKIQEKAAEKTVSDSKKISDSITRSGSTLGTPAYMSPEQIADSSKVDQRADIYSMGVMLYEMVTGTKPYPGEMTRKNISRIKKGEYVPPKKLDPKLPSVVCSLIKKMMQPRAERRFKNIDAVIKKIRAYLSRYDTHALRVQLAQSVISSKALSYEVMKPKRRWFSFVFTCVLTFILIAASIRFAWNEGYIHKTLLSRWYSPVTLSLKLPSTASADADLQSRAFFFVDDNDHIPEVKNTRRIFTADEKSSGAALYCSTKPVYLKPGKYRVKIASGPYVCWKNINVTGDALNVSVDFSRGNAVRKINLHTSACDVESGQDISSGTRFLILYGNSYVDLDTVNPSHFVTSNVYKFKAVHKDYEDEYFSLRLDWYQDELFINAGMKKKK; encoded by the coding sequence ATGGCTGTTGTTCCGGAAGTGATTGGAAAATATAAGATACTGTCTGTTGTTGCAGTAGGAGGAATGGGTACTGTTTACAGGGCCCTGCATCCTTCCCTGAAGAGAACTGTAATCATAAAGAAACTTATGCTGAAAGCAGGCGGACAGTCCATCAGGGAACGGTTTAAGCGTGAGGCGCAGATTCTTCTTGATCTTTCTTCTCCTTATGTAGTCCGTATGTTTGATTATTTTACGGAAGGAAGGTCTGATTATATCGTTCTGGAGTTTGTTGACGGAATGTCTCTGGATAAACTCATCGAGAGGCAGGTTTCTCTTCCGGCAGAATTATCTCTTCTTATTTTTCTTGATGCCTGTTACGGATTGAAACATGCACATTCAAAGGGAATAATCCACAGGGATATAAAGCCAGGTAATATTCTTATTTCAAGACATGGTGAGGTAAAACTTGCTGACTTTGGAATCGCTTCGGCAGAAAAAGAAAGTGATGTTTCAGAAAATAAAATTCAGGAAAAAGCAGCAGAAAAAACTGTTTCCGATTCAAAGAAAATTTCAGACAGCATAACCCGTTCCGGTTCAACTCTCGGCACTCCGGCTTATATGAGCCCTGAACAGATTGCAGATTCAAGTAAGGTAGATCAGAGGGCTGACATTTATTCCATGGGGGTCATGCTCTATGAAATGGTTACGGGAACAAAACCTTATCCCGGTGAAATGACCAGAAAGAATATAAGCCGCATAAAAAAAGGGGAGTATGTTCCTCCAAAAAAACTTGATCCGAAGCTTCCTTCTGTTGTCTGTTCCCTCATAAAAAAAATGATGCAGCCAAGGGCTGAAAGAAGGTTTAAGAATATTGATGCAGTCATAAAAAAAATCAGGGCTTATCTTTCCCGATATGATACTCATGCACTCAGGGTTCAGCTTGCCCAGTCGGTAATTTCATCAAAAGCCCTTTCCTATGAAGTCATGAAGCCAAAGCGGCGATGGTTTTCTTTTGTATTTACATGTGTCCTTACTTTTATATTGATTGCAGCTTCCATTCGTTTTGCCTGGAACGAGGGCTATATTCATAAAACGCTTTTAAGCCGGTGGTATTCTCCTGTTACTTTAAGCCTTAAACTGCCTTCAACTGCCAGTGCTGATGCCGACCTTCAGTCCAGGGCATTCTTTTTTGTAGATGACAATGACCATATTCCGGAGGTAAAAAACACAAGACGCATCTTTACTGCAGATGAAAAATCTTCTGGCGCTGCCCTGTACTGCAGTACGAAACCAGTGTATTTGAAACCGGGAAAATACAGGGTTAAGATTGCATCTGGACCTTATGTGTGCTGGAAAAATATAAACGTCACCGGAGATGCCCTTAATGTTTCCGTGGATTTTTCCCGCGGCAATGCAGTCAGAAAGATAAACCTTCATACGTCGGCCTGTGATGTGGAGAGCGGACAGGATATTTCTTCCGGAACCCGTTTTCTGATTCTGTATGGAAATTCCTACGTTGATCTTGATACTGTTAATCCTTCTCATTTTGTCACCAGTAATGTATATAAGTTTAAGGCTGTTCATAAAGATTATGAGGATGAGTATTTCAGTCTCAGACTTGACTGGTATCAGGATGAACTTTTCATTAATGCCGGGATGAAAAAAAAGAAATGA
- a CDS encoding nicotinate phosphoribosyltransferase, with the protein MNQQYRITSALFTDFYELTMAQGYWKQNMNHKVVFDMFFRRNPFNGGFSIFAGIETLLDVITEFRFSDEDIDYLRSQKIFEEGFLDYLRDFKFSGDLWSFEEGSVIFPQEPLVRIHANLIEAQILEGLVLNHINFQSLIATKTARVWLASKKGSIMEFGLRRAQGPDGAMSATRAAYIGGAAGTSNTLAGKIYGIPVMGTMAHSWIMSFPSELEAFEAYAKIYPEKTVFLIDTYDTLKSGIKNAIKAGAKLVEQGYNFGVRLDSGDISYLTQQVRKELDKAGFPQAFISVSNELTEEIIETLVQQNAPIASWGVGTHMVTGGNEASFTGVYKLAARHDAVKNEMVPAMKFSDNPAKTTNPGIKNVWRLYDENSMARADILGLENETIEPEKEYRFYHTMIDYRQFTFKAASVKPMLSLRLKDGQRTKERLDDSVQLKKSREVMMKEIETLDPSYKRILNPHIYKVSITEKLKDLKLEFIKANIR; encoded by the coding sequence ATGAATCAGCAGTACAGAATCACAAGCGCACTTTTTACAGATTTTTATGAACTGACTATGGCTCAGGGATACTGGAAACAGAACATGAACCATAAAGTTGTGTTTGATATGTTTTTCAGAAGAAATCCGTTTAACGGAGGCTTCAGCATTTTTGCCGGAATAGAAACTCTTCTTGACGTAATTACGGAATTCAGATTTTCAGACGAAGACATAGATTATCTTAGAAGTCAGAAAATTTTTGAAGAAGGATTTCTTGACTACCTCAGAGACTTTAAATTCTCAGGAGACTTATGGTCATTTGAAGAAGGTTCCGTTATTTTTCCTCAGGAACCTCTTGTCCGCATTCATGCTAACCTTATTGAAGCCCAGATTCTGGAAGGTTTAGTACTCAACCATATAAATTTTCAAAGCCTTATTGCCACAAAAACCGCCAGAGTGTGGCTCGCCAGCAAAAAAGGCAGCATAATGGAATTTGGACTCAGGCGTGCTCAGGGACCGGACGGTGCAATGAGCGCAACCAGGGCTGCCTACATTGGAGGTGCTGCAGGAACAAGCAACACCCTTGCAGGAAAAATATACGGCATACCGGTAATGGGAACAATGGCTCATTCATGGATAATGAGTTTTCCAAGTGAACTGGAAGCTTTTGAAGCCTATGCAAAAATTTATCCTGAAAAAACAGTATTCCTTATTGATACATACGACACCTTAAAAAGCGGAATCAAGAACGCCATAAAGGCTGGTGCAAAACTTGTTGAACAGGGATACAACTTCGGAGTCAGACTTGATTCCGGGGATATTTCATACCTTACCCAGCAGGTCCGCAAGGAACTTGACAAGGCGGGCTTTCCGCAGGCATTTATTTCCGTTTCAAATGAACTGACGGAAGAAATCATAGAAACCCTCGTACAGCAAAATGCACCAATAGCAAGCTGGGGTGTCGGCACACATATGGTCACAGGGGGCAACGAAGCAAGCTTTACCGGTGTATATAAACTGGCAGCCCGTCATGATGCAGTAAAAAATGAAATGGTTCCTGCAATGAAATTCTCAGACAATCCTGCAAAAACTACAAATCCGGGCATAAAGAACGTCTGGAGACTTTATGATGAAAACTCCATGGCAAGGGCAGACATTCTGGGGCTGGAAAATGAAACCATCGAACCTGAAAAAGAATACCGTTTCTACCACACCATGATTGACTACAGACAGTTTACCTTCAAGGCAGCTTCCGTAAAACCGATGCTTTCACTCAGACTTAAAGACGGACAGAGAACAAAAGAAAGACTGGACGATTCAGTACAGTTGAAAAAAAGCCGTGAAGTCATGATGAAGGAAATAGAAACTCTTGATCCTTCATACAAAAGAATCCTGAATCCTCACATCTATAAGGTTTCTATAACGGAAAAACTTAAAGACCTGAAGCTTGAATTCATAAAAGCGAACATCAGGTAA
- a CDS encoding SDR family NAD(P)-dependent oxidoreductase produces the protein MKEIIIVTGASSGMGTCFAAELADEQPDELWLVARRNDRLEALKKEIELKHSGVKVKPVALDISGKKGAFEIKALLEEENKIHEKEGGICIKVLVNNAGFGTYGEFADTDTEREMDMIELNCTSLTGITGFALPYMKKGSRIINTASLASFLPLGNFAVYGASKAFVLSFSVALRAELKHRGISVTALCPGPVSTEFADVASRGARKEVLHGKDPVKTVRHAVKASRKGKLYSMFAFKWKFKAAASRFIGRYAGAWFTFKYCKRPSN, from the coding sequence ATGAAAGAAATAATAATAGTAACCGGTGCATCCAGCGGAATGGGGACCTGTTTCGCAGCAGAACTTGCGGATGAACAGCCGGATGAACTGTGGCTCGTTGCAAGAAGAAACGACAGGCTTGAAGCTCTAAAAAAAGAAATAGAACTTAAGCACTCAGGCGTAAAAGTAAAACCTGTTGCCCTGGATATAAGCGGAAAAAAAGGAGCTTTTGAAATAAAAGCCCTGCTGGAAGAAGAAAACAAAATTCACGAAAAAGAAGGAGGCATCTGCATAAAAGTTCTTGTAAATAATGCCGGCTTCGGAACCTACGGAGAATTTGCAGATACCGACACAGAACGGGAAATGGACATGATTGAACTCAACTGCACTTCCCTGACAGGAATTACAGGATTTGCACTTCCATATATGAAAAAAGGAAGCAGAATAATTAATACCGCAAGTCTTGCTTCATTCCTTCCTCTGGGAAACTTTGCGGTATACGGAGCTTCAAAAGCATTCGTCCTGAGTTTCAGTGTTGCGCTAAGGGCTGAGCTGAAACACAGAGGAATAAGCGTTACGGCTCTCTGTCCCGGTCCCGTAAGCACGGAATTTGCAGATGTAGCATCCAGAGGTGCAAGAAAAGAAGTTCTTCACGGAAAAGATCCTGTCAAAACCGTACGTCATGCAGTAAAGGCATCCAGGAAGGGAAAACTTTACTCCATGTTTGCCTTCAAGTGGAAATTTAAAGCAGCAGCCAGCAGATTTATCGGACGCTATGCAGGCGCATGGTTTACTTTCAAATATTGCAAAAGACCAAGCAATTGA
- a CDS encoding glycoside hydrolase family 3 protein, with protein MIVLIAAFILTGIPCYPADSFSKEEQEEAALSYVRNMSPEDAASQLFLVNIEGSTVFNAVESYADIYPELESEKEKLSDRVLVPGGCLFFSYNIGENAVQVMHYIESIKKVYDDSGLPFPIIAVDQEGGVVNRLRSVTSPLPSSQKTASVLSPSEAERLYFFQAEQMKALGFTMNLSPVAEPLVEENRDFLLTRSFGSPAKTVAYCIAQINAFEASGICTVVKHFPGNTNTDPHTGLPEITVPESEFYRVYLKPFEFILTVSPGAVLMSHARVAFSEVNEPAALSSYWINEKLKNEYLYDGLVISDDIFMAALSRNGFPPETAAVKAVEAGTDIIMLSEKRFASALRVLLDKAASDESFRNRLEKSEQRVILSKIHYGILECYRNEDGKVCVRNKKDEMPERKRLDVFLESYESGMNFYRKNF; from the coding sequence ATGATTGTTTTAATTGCAGCTTTTATTTTAACCGGAATCCCCTGTTATCCGGCAGATTCATTTTCAAAGGAAGAGCAGGAAGAGGCTGCCCTCAGTTATGTCAGGAATATGTCTCCTGAGGATGCTGCAAGCCAGCTGTTCCTTGTAAATATAGAAGGCAGTACTGTCTTTAATGCTGTAGAGTCATATGCAGATATATATCCGGAACTGGAGTCAGAAAAGGAAAAACTTTCTGACAGGGTTCTCGTTCCCGGGGGCTGTCTGTTTTTTTCATATAATATTGGTGAAAATGCCGTTCAGGTAATGCACTACATTGAGTCAATAAAAAAAGTTTATGATGATTCAGGATTACCTTTTCCTATTATTGCGGTAGATCAGGAAGGAGGCGTTGTAAACAGGCTGCGTTCTGTTACAAGTCCGTTACCTTCAAGCCAGAAGACTGCGTCAGTTCTTTCACCTTCGGAGGCGGAACGGCTGTATTTTTTTCAGGCGGAACAGATGAAGGCTCTCGGCTTTACAATGAATCTTTCTCCCGTGGCAGAACCGCTGGTGGAGGAGAACAGGGATTTTCTTCTTACAAGAAGTTTCGGTTCTCCTGCTAAAACAGTGGCTTATTGCATTGCACAGATAAATGCTTTTGAGGCTTCAGGAATCTGTACTGTCGTAAAGCATTTTCCTGGTAACACGAATACAGATCCTCATACAGGGCTTCCGGAAATAACAGTGCCTGAATCTGAGTTTTACAGGGTTTACCTGAAACCGTTTGAATTCATTCTTACTGTCAGTCCCGGTGCAGTTCTTATGTCACATGCCAGGGTTGCTTTTTCAGAAGTAAATGAGCCTGCAGCCTTGAGCAGCTACTGGATAAATGAAAAATTAAAAAACGAATATCTTTATGATGGTCTTGTAATAAGCGATGATATTTTTATGGCGGCTTTGAGCAGAAACGGTTTTCCTCCGGAAACTGCCGCTGTAAAAGCTGTAGAAGCCGGTACTGACATAATAATGCTCAGTGAAAAACGCTTTGCATCTGCATTGAGAGTGCTTCTGGATAAAGCTGCTTCGGATGAATCTTTCAGAAACCGTCTTGAAAAATCAGAACAGAGGGTAATCCTTTCTAAAATTCATTATGGTATTCTGGAATGTTACAGAAATGAAGATGGAAAAGTCTGCGTCCGAAATAAAAAAGATGAAATGCCTGAACGTAAAAGACTTGATGTGTTCCTTGAATCTTATGAATCGGGAATGAATTTTTATCGGAAGAATTTCTAG